Proteins encoded in a region of the Enterococcus gilvus ATCC BAA-350 genome:
- a CDS encoding ABC transporter permease, with protein MENLNTFQQFIQYYQTNGSIIFAQFVRHFLISIYGVIFAAIVGIPLGIFIARHTKLASWVIRLANVIQTIPSLAMISVLMIGMGLGVNVVILTVFLYSLLPIIKNTYTGMRQVDRNALDVGTGMGMTNWQRLYMIELPLSVSVIMAGIRNALVVAIGITAIGVFVGAGGLGDIIIRGTNATDGTAIILAGALPTALMAIMTDWLLGLVERRLDPATKTSR; from the coding sequence ATGGAAAATCTGAATACCTTTCAACAATTTATCCAATATTATCAAACAAACGGCAGCATCATTTTCGCTCAATTTGTCCGCCACTTCTTGATTTCGATCTATGGTGTGATCTTCGCTGCGATCGTGGGAATTCCACTAGGGATTTTCATCGCCCGCCACACGAAGCTGGCTAGCTGGGTCATTCGTTTGGCCAATGTGATCCAAACGATTCCCTCATTAGCCATGATCTCAGTCTTAATGATTGGAATGGGACTTGGTGTCAATGTTGTAATCTTAACGGTTTTCTTATACTCCTTGTTACCGATCATCAAGAACACCTACACTGGAATGCGGCAGGTGGATAGAAATGCCTTGGATGTCGGAACAGGAATGGGCATGACGAATTGGCAACGATTATATATGATCGAGCTGCCGCTATCTGTCTCAGTTATCATGGCAGGTATCCGTAACGCATTAGTTGTTGCGATAGGGATCACTGCAATCGGTGTATTCGTTGGTGCCGGTGGACTTGGGGACATCATCATTCGGGGAACAAATGCGACAGACGGAACAGCCATCATCCTAGCTGGTGCATTACCGACAGCTTTAATGGCCATCATGACTGACTGGCTCTTAGGTCTGGTAGAACGCAGATTGGACCCAGCCACAAAAACGAGTAGATAG
- a CDS encoding osmoprotectant ABC transporter substrate-binding protein — MKKLKILALLGLSLLFLSSCSFPGLASNDNEDTIAVTGGITSEMQILGSIVAGMVEHYTDKDTTVINNLATNMINHQAMLKDDASISAARYTGTDLSSILQLPAEKDPKKAFDIVHNEFEKRFDQTWFPSYGFDNTYVFLVRKDTAEKYNLKKVSDLKRVAGELSAGVDTSWITRKGDGYEGFKQAYGFEFSSILPMQVSLVYDALAAKRMDIVLGYSTDGRIASYDLVMLEDDLRFFPPYDAAPIVSNKLLKSDPKIKDAMERLGGKISTEEMQKLNYKADNDLVEPQIVAEEFLKEHNYFEGK, encoded by the coding sequence ATGAAAAAATTAAAAATCTTGGCTTTACTCGGACTCTCGCTGCTCTTTCTGAGTAGTTGCTCTTTTCCTGGATTGGCATCGAATGATAACGAAGATACGATCGCGGTTACGGGCGGGATCACTTCTGAAATGCAAATATTAGGAAGTATCGTTGCAGGCATGGTGGAACATTACACAGACAAGGACACCACCGTGATTAATAATTTGGCAACAAACATGATCAATCATCAGGCCATGTTGAAAGACGACGCTTCGATTTCTGCCGCGCGTTATACAGGAACGGATTTGTCTTCGATTTTGCAATTACCGGCTGAAAAAGATCCGAAGAAAGCCTTCGATATCGTACACAACGAATTTGAAAAGCGTTTTGATCAAACCTGGTTCCCTTCTTATGGATTTGACAATACGTATGTCTTTTTAGTTCGAAAAGACACTGCGGAGAAATATAATCTAAAAAAAGTCAGTGATTTGAAACGTGTAGCGGGTGAGTTAAGTGCAGGTGTGGATACCTCGTGGATCACTCGTAAAGGCGATGGCTATGAAGGATTCAAGCAAGCATATGGATTTGAATTTTCTTCGATCTTGCCTATGCAAGTCAGCTTGGTCTATGATGCATTAGCAGCCAAAAGAATGGATATCGTACTAGGCTATTCTACGGATGGACGAATCGCAAGCTATGATCTTGTCATGTTGGAAGATGATTTACGTTTCTTCCCTCCTTATGATGCAGCACCGATCGTATCGAATAAATTATTGAAATCCGATCCAAAAATCAAAGATGCGATGGAGCGCTTAGGTGGAAAAATATCTACTGAAGAAATGCAAAAATTAAATTATAAAGCAGATAATGATTTGGTTGAACCGCAAATTGTGGCAGAAGAATTTCTAAAAGAACATAACTATTTCGAAGGGAAGTGA
- a CDS encoding ABC transporter permease encodes MQAFFNQYGSQMLTKSAEHLYISALALGLGILVAVPLGILLTRLPKISSFVIGVASVLQTVPSLALLALMIPIFGVGKFPAIIALFIYSLLPILRNTFIGMKNVDSNYRDVAKGMGMTNLQSIFTVELPIAVPTIMAGIRLAAVYVIAWATLASYIGAGGLGDLIFSGLNNFQPPLIIAGTVPVILMALIVDLLLGLLEDRMTPAALKEEE; translated from the coding sequence ATGCAAGCATTCTTCAATCAATACGGAAGTCAAATGCTGACAAAAAGCGCGGAACACTTGTACATCTCCGCTCTTGCGCTAGGACTCGGTATTTTAGTAGCCGTTCCTTTGGGCATTTTGTTGACACGTTTACCAAAAATCTCTAGTTTTGTGATCGGTGTTGCCAGCGTCCTGCAAACAGTCCCATCACTTGCTTTACTAGCACTGATGATTCCCATCTTTGGCGTTGGAAAATTTCCCGCAATCATCGCGCTATTCATTTATTCGTTATTGCCAATTTTGCGTAACACCTTTATTGGGATGAAAAACGTCGACAGCAACTATCGCGATGTCGCTAAGGGCATGGGGATGACAAACTTGCAGTCGATCTTTACTGTGGAACTCCCCATTGCGGTTCCAACGATCATGGCAGGAATTCGCTTGGCCGCTGTCTATGTTATTGCATGGGCGACGCTTGCTTCATATATCGGAGCTGGCGGGCTGGGAGACCTGATTTTCAGTGGTCTAAACAACTTCCAGCCTCCGCTAATCATTGCAGGTACGGTTCCTGTCATTTTGATGGCACTAATCGTCGACTTATTGTTGGGGCTCTTAGAAGACCGTATGACACCCGCAGCGCTAAAGGAGGAGGAGTAA
- a CDS encoding betaine/proline/choline family ABC transporter ATP-binding protein (Members of the family are the ATP-binding subunit of ABC transporters for substrates such as betaine, L-proline or other amino acids, choline, carnitine, etc. The substrate specificity is best determined from the substrate-binding subunit, rather than this subunit, as it interacts with the permease subunit and not with substrate directly.): MIKFDHVSKIYNGNKVAVEDVNLSFDKGEFICLIGTSGSGKTTTMRMINRMIDPTKGTITINGEDIQKKNPVELRRQIGYVIQNIGLMPHMTIRENITLVQRLLKVDKEEQNKTAEKMIDLVELPRDMLDRYPHELSGGQQQRIGVVRALAADQDVILMDEPFGALDPITRDSLQDLVKDLQERLGKTIVFVTHDMDEALKLSSRIAIMDDGKVIQFDTPENILQNPANDFVEELLGEDRLLQAKPDTTTVGEIMMNTAVSITPEKSLQNAIRLMREKRVDTLLIVDEDNILKGFVDIETIDQERRRGKASSIGDIINPNVFYVKESALVRDSLQRILKRGVKYVPVVDDAKHLVGILTRVSLVDIIYDVLWGEEETFGDAAESITSEEA; the protein is encoded by the coding sequence ATGATTAAATTTGACCATGTTTCTAAGATATATAATGGAAACAAAGTAGCTGTCGAAGACGTTAACCTCTCTTTTGATAAAGGTGAATTCATTTGTTTGATTGGTACTAGTGGTAGCGGAAAAACAACGACGATGCGAATGATCAATCGAATGATCGATCCAACAAAAGGGACCATTACCATCAACGGTGAAGACATTCAAAAGAAAAACCCTGTTGAGTTGAGACGCCAAATTGGGTACGTGATCCAAAATATTGGGCTTATGCCCCACATGACGATCCGTGAGAATATCACACTTGTCCAACGGTTATTAAAGGTAGACAAAGAAGAGCAAAATAAAACCGCAGAAAAAATGATCGATTTAGTTGAATTGCCTCGGGATATGCTTGACCGTTATCCTCATGAGTTATCTGGCGGACAACAACAGCGGATCGGGGTTGTTCGTGCGCTCGCTGCCGATCAAGATGTCATTTTGATGGATGAACCCTTCGGTGCTTTGGACCCAATTACCCGTGACTCTCTGCAAGACCTTGTGAAAGACTTACAGGAGCGTCTAGGAAAAACTATCGTTTTCGTTACACATGACATGGATGAAGCATTAAAATTATCGAGTCGTATTGCCATCATGGATGACGGAAAAGTGATCCAATTTGATACACCCGAAAATATTTTGCAAAATCCTGCGAATGATTTCGTGGAAGAATTATTAGGAGAAGATCGCTTGCTTCAAGCAAAACCCGACACAACGACTGTTGGCGAGATCATGATGAACACTGCCGTTTCTATTACTCCTGAGAAGAGCCTGCAAAATGCGATTCGCTTGATGCGTGAGAAACGAGTGGATACATTGCTGATCGTGGATGAAGACAACATTTTGAAAGGCTTTGTTGATATTGAAACCATCGACCAGGAACGACGTCGTGGAAAAGCCTCTAGTATCGGAGATATTATCAATCCGAATGTCTTCTATGTAAAAGAATCTGCGCTGGTTCGAGACAGCCTGCAGCGTATTTTGAAACGCGGCGTAAAATATGTGCCCGTAGTAGACGACGCGAAACACCTTGTAGGTATCCTTACAAGAGTCTCATTGGTAGATATCATTTATGATGTGCTATGGGGCGAAGAAGAAACTTTCGGAGATGCGGCTGAAAGCATAACAAGCGAGGAGGCGTAA
- the queA gene encoding tRNA preQ1(34) S-adenosylmethionine ribosyltransferase-isomerase QueA has protein sequence MLTTEDFDFELPEELIAQTPLEKRDSSRLLILDRETGDIEDKHFDEIIEELNPGDALVMNDTRVLPARLYGEKPETGGHLEVLLLNNTQGDEWETLIKPARRAKVGTEIVFGDGRLRAEVKKELEHGGRIVEFSYEGIFLENLESLGEMPLPPYIKERLEDPERYQTVYAKENGSAAAPTAGLHFTPELLEKIAAKGVKLVYLTLHVGLGTFRPVSVDNIAEHQMHSEFYRLTEEAAVQLNDVRDSGGKIIAVGTTSIRTLETIGTKFNGEIKADSGWTDIFITPGYEFKIVQAFSTNFHLPKSTLVMLVSAFAGREKTLAAYHHAIEERYRFFSFGDAMFVK, from the coding sequence ATGTTAACCACAGAAGATTTTGATTTTGAGTTGCCTGAAGAATTAATTGCCCAAACCCCTCTAGAAAAACGGGATAGTTCGCGATTATTGATCTTAGATCGTGAAACCGGCGATATTGAGGATAAACATTTTGATGAAATTATTGAAGAGCTGAACCCTGGAGATGCGTTGGTCATGAATGACACACGTGTACTGCCTGCTCGTTTATATGGAGAGAAACCTGAAACGGGGGGACACTTAGAAGTCTTGCTCTTAAACAATACGCAAGGGGATGAGTGGGAGACGTTGATCAAGCCTGCCCGTCGCGCAAAAGTAGGAACAGAGATCGTTTTTGGAGACGGCCGTTTACGTGCGGAGGTAAAAAAAGAGCTTGAACACGGAGGACGGATCGTGGAGTTTTCTTATGAAGGCATCTTTTTAGAGAACTTAGAATCACTGGGGGAAATGCCGTTACCTCCTTATATCAAAGAACGGTTAGAAGATCCTGAACGCTATCAAACCGTTTACGCTAAAGAGAACGGTTCTGCAGCGGCACCAACAGCAGGATTGCATTTTACACCAGAATTGTTAGAGAAAATTGCAGCAAAAGGAGTGAAGCTGGTTTATTTAACCTTACACGTAGGGTTAGGGACCTTCCGACCAGTCAGTGTAGACAATATTGCGGAACACCAGATGCACAGTGAATTTTATCGTCTGACGGAAGAAGCTGCTGTACAATTAAATGATGTGCGCGACAGCGGCGGAAAAATCATCGCAGTTGGGACGACATCGATTCGTACACTAGAAACAATTGGTACGAAATTCAATGGAGAGATCAAGGCGGACAGTGGGTGGACAGACATATTCATCACACCGGGGTATGAGTTTAAAATCGTCCAAGCCTTTTCAACGAACTTTCACTTGCCAAAATCGACATTGGTCATGCTAGTCAGTGCGTTTGCCGGTCGTGAAAAGACGTTGGCGGCTTATCACCATGCCATCGAAGAACGCTATCGCTTCTTCAGTTTTGGAGATGCGATGTTCGTGAAATAG